A window of the Harmonia axyridis chromosome 5, icHarAxyr1.1, whole genome shotgun sequence genome harbors these coding sequences:
- the LOC123680900 gene encoding uncharacterized protein LOC123680900 — MTDFKLKRAKFARTSCIGELASLLDLANKATTDSNLRTSFRIRFTEIDDVREEFKKQHQTVTSILLQGEDTDLDSEEAIKREFQNDYFSVKTIYTQLFDPNEKSLNESTQSVLTRKQSLASCFPHSLTPNIRLPQIEIKKFRGDYTQFATFLDVFDALVHNNQSLTEIEKFNYLISSLEGPPLSLVRTLPMTSDNYQIAYDSLVNRFSNERLRAQAHWNAIESTGKINCNNQTALRNLLSTFTENLAALKNMNFPVESWDFIVFMLLIKRLDNSTIARFELENGSSMIPEFKTLLEFLNKYCIAMDTLGTSHNSNNTRTGDSNSSSNSKQRIGTYFSNDNKNQRSKSTCTLCNQDHSLLSCSKFIEKTPQERHSFAKQKHLCFNCLSNIHDLRSCKSVNTCRKCHQRHHTLLHLARPSSETSAGSEEPPSTSSDWAVLSASAGVSHKTPTVLLSTALIEVRDNFGMFHRFRCLIDSGSMSSFITRKAANLLGLPRHKLDVEVKGLNSMKMNASYGSLVLMFRPCKLNGPVLLTDAIILDRICDEIPSHPIPVSAWSHLAHIKLADESFHTPGKIDILLGADVFSKIMLTEQIIGKPGQIDAMNTIFGYILMGKFYCKSKPSISTFLTSCSDFSTDISLQKFWELDSLPSVEPISPDNKLCDQIFSDQHYRDSEGRYVVSLPFRSCLPQFTGMRELALQRFFTLERRLLKTPDLYKLYVEFMRDYLESNHMEIIPYDCINRNSYYLPHHCVVKAQNSQSKIRVVFNASAKSPCSEEGSLNDHLLTGKKLQRDIISILLRFRLHEYTVCADIRQMYRMIRIRPDHADYQRIIWRFSVDEAPQDYRLLTVTYGVNSAPYLALRTLIQLTDDEGPKFPLASKALLENTYVDDIVAGSSSLEGAKLLLQQLVELLNRGNFELRKFSSNCPSVLAGIPSSHMSADPLTFDQEDEHFSLKILGLQWDPKGDCFRFSFEPLNKSSTKRHLLSQIARIYDPIGFLAPVTFLLKHLLQRVWSSGIDWDDELPPDIARVWDAFKSQIQILSSITIPRKLLSPKAKSYQLVGFCDASERGYCAVVYNRMIDDNDQPNNNFLCAKTKVSPLKRITIPRLELCGAVLLAKLLSYCLHVFRDSIDFCKVYAFTDSQITLDWIKGSPHRWPTFVANRVAHIQEKVPSASWYHIDSKNNPADAGSRGLLPSEFAYQSIWFDGPQLLHTPSSSFPVNIDIDVTTQQNINNFCSKLSDKSAQNIIISLLDSISSLTRIQRILAYVLRFTHNAKKESDKLSGNLTLLELNESLFQLVRVTQQHAFSTEVKGNTFPKHWQKLKIFLDERGILRVGGRIDSSSLSFESKHPMLLPKKSRLTALVVDMYHKKYLHAGLRTLRFLIAQRFWIISGRKAISSVLNRCLKCFKIRPKPYQPPMGALPKPRISEVKPFSNCGVDFAGPYSITIGRHRGVKTVKAYVCLFVCFATKALHLELATDLSTETFLSALQRLIARRGRISHLYSDCGTNFVGANREIINLMKDSAEREHIQWHFNPPSAPHMGGLWEAGVKSVKTHLSRVIGAQILTYEEFYTVLCLIEAILNSRPLEALSSDPEDVSALSPGHFLTLEPLNALPYPDITQLPLNRLSRWQCLQRIQQDFWKRWQREYLHTLQQCSKWYTPDNNPPKLGDLVLIKDERLPPCQWALGRISSLSNAIDGRSRIATVKTRSGFLKRPVVKLFPLPVEN; from the coding sequence ATGACGGATTTCAAACTGAAGAGAGCTAAGTTCGCGAGAACATCGTGTATAGGTGAATTAGCTTCACTATTGGATTTGGCCAATAAAGCAACAACAGATTCTAATCTCAGAACCTCGTTTAGAATTCGTTTTACCGAGATAGATGATGTTCGCGAAGAGTTTAAGAAACAACACCAAACTGTAACTTCAATCTTGTTACAAGGTGAAGATACTGATCTCGATTCAGAAGAAGCAATAAAAcgtgaatttcaaaatgattatttttctgtCAAAACTATTTATACTCAATTATTTGatccaaatgaaaaatctttgaatGAATCGACGCAATCTGTTTTGACACGCAAGCAGAGTCTTGCTTCTTGCTTTCCTCATTCCTTAACTCCTAACATTCGACTTCcgcaaatagaaataaaaaagttcagagGAGATTATACGCAATTTGCTACATTTTTGGATGTATTTGACGCCCTTGTTCATAACAATCAATCGCTcactgaaattgaaaagttcaatTATTTGATATCCTCGTTAGAAGGACCGCCTCTATCTTTAGTTCGCACATTGCCGATGACTTCTGATAATTATCAGATCGCTTATGACTCGCTGGTCAATagattttccaatgaaaggttGAGAGCCCAAGCTCATTGGAACGCAATAGAAAGCACAGGCAAAATCAATTGTAATAATCAAACCGCACTTCGCAATTTACTAAGTACATTCACTGAAAATTTGGCCGCActaaaaaacatgaattttcctGTAGAATCTTGGGACTTTATCGTGTTTATGCTCTTGATAAAACGCTTGGATAATTCAACTATCGCACGCTTCGAACTTGAAAATGGTTCCTCTATGATTCCCGAATTCAAGACTCTACTTGAATTTCTCAATAAATATTGTATTGCAATGGACACTCTGGGTACATCCCATAATTCTAATAATACCAGAACGGGTGATTCAAATAGTTCTTCCAATTCAAAACAACGCATAGGAACCTATTTCTCTAACGACAATAAGAATCAACGCTCAAAATCCACTTGTACGCTTTGTAATCAAGACCATTCGCTTCTCTCatgttcaaaatttattgaaaaaactcccCAAGAACGTCATTCATTCGCCAAGCAGAAACAtctatgtttcaattgtttGAGTAACATACATGATTTGCGATCTTGCAAGTCTGTGAATACGTGTCGAAAATGTCATCAACGACATCACACCTTGTTGCACCTTGCACGGCCCTCCAGTGAAACTTCCGCTGGATCAGAGGAACCTCCTTCTACCTCTTCTGATTGGGCAGTTTTGTCAGCATCCGCTGGTGTCTCTCATAAAACACCTACAGTTCTATTGTCCACCGCGTTAATTGAAGTCAGAGATAATTTTGGAATGTTTCATCGTTTTCGTTGCTTGATTGACAGTGGATCCATGTCTTCTTTCATAACTCGAAAGGCTGCGAATTTGTTAGGTTTACCCCGGCACAAACTTGATGTTGAGGTAAAAGGTCTTAATTCCATGAAAATGAACGCTTCTTATGGTTCTTTAGTTTTAATGTTTCGTCCATGTAAATTGAATGGTCCTGTTTTGTTGACagacgcaataattttagacaGAATTTGTGATGAGATACCTTCTCATCCGATTCCTGTTTCCGCTTGGTCCCATTTAGCGCACATAAAATTAGCCGACGAATCCTTCCATACCCCTGGTaagattgatattttattaGGCGCagatgttttttcgaaaatcatgtTGACTGAACAGATAATTGGAAAACCTGGTCAAATTGACGCTATGAACACCATTTTCGGTTATATTTTAATGGGGAAGTTCTATTGTAAATCAAAACCATCTATATCAACATTTTTAACTTCATGTTCAGATTTCTCCACAGATATTTCTCTGCAAAAATTTTGGGAACTTGACTCCTTGCCTTCAGTAGAACCGATATCCCCTGATAACAAACTATGTGATCAGATATTTTCCGATCAACACTATCGCGACAGCGAGGGTAGATACGTCGTTTCGCTTCCATTTCGCAGTTGTTTGCCGCAGTTTACTGGAATGCGTGAACTGGCGCTGCAAAGGTTCTTTACTCTTGAACGAAGACTTTTGAAAACGCCCGATTTGTATAAATTATATGTTGAGTTTATGCGGGATTATCTTGAATCCAATCATATGGAGATTATTCCTTACGACTGCATTAATCGAAACTCATATTATCTTCCTCATCACTGCGTTGTAAAAGCTCAGAATAGTCAGAGTAAAATTCGTGTAGTATTCAATGCTTCCGCAAAATCTCCTTGTTCTGAAGAAGGTTCACTAAATGATCATCTTCTTACCGGGAAGAAACTTCAAAGGGATATAATTTCGATTTTACTTCGTTTTCGGTTGCATGAATATACAGTATGCGCCGATATCCGACAGATGTATCGCATGATTCGTATAAGGCCAGACCATGCAGATTATCAACGCATTATTTGGAGGTTTTCAGtcgatgaggcacctcaagactATAGGTTACTCACAGTAACGTATGGTGTAAATAGTGCCCCATATCTAGCATTGCGCACCCTCATTCAGTTAACTGATGATGAGGGTCCTAAATTTCCTTTGGCTTCAAAAGCACTACTCGAAAATACGTATGTTGATGATATCGTTGCTGGCAGTTCGTCGTTGGAAGGAGCCAAACTGTTGCTCCAGCAACTAGTTGAACTTTTGAATAGGGGTAATTTCgaacttagaaaattttcttccaaTTGCCCTTCCGTTTTGGCAGGAATACCGTCTTCACATATGTCAGCTGATCCTCTGACATTTGACCAGGAAGATGAACACTTTTCTTTGAAGATTTTGGGTTTGCAATGGGATCCAAAGGGAGATTGTTTTCGCTTCAGCTTTGAACCCTTGAATAAATCTTCTACAAAGCGACACTTACTTTCCCAAATAGCTCGCATCTATGATCCCATAGGTTTTTTAGCTCCAGTGACTTTTCTCCTGAAGCACCTCTTGCAAAGAGTCTGGTCGTCAGGTATTGATTGGGATGATGAACTTCCTCCAGATATCGCTAGAGTCTGGGATGCATTCAAATCCCAAATTCAGATCCTATCCTCGATCACCATTCCTCGCAAACTTCTCTCCCCGAAAGCCAAGTCTTACCAACTCGTAGGATTTTGTGACGCCTCTGAGAGGGGTTACTGCGCCGTGGTTTATAATCGTATGATTGATGACAACGATCaaccaaataataattttttatgcgcAAAAACTAAAGTTTCTCCTCTGAAACGAATAACAATTCCGCGTCTTGAATTGTGCGGTGCTGTACTGCTAGCCAAGCTCCTCTCATATTGCCTTCACGTATTTCGGGATTCTATAGATTTTTGTAAAGTTTACGCTTTCACGGATTCCCAAATCACATTAGATTGGATCAAGGGATCACCACATCGGTGGCCTACATTTGTAGCCAACAGAGTAGCTCACATCCAGGAGAAGGTACCTAGTGCTTCGTGGTATCACATTGACTCCAAAAATAACCCCGCTGATGCCGGGTCCAGAGGGTTATTGCCTTCAGAATTCGCCTATCAGTCCATTTGGTTTGATGGACCTCAATTATTGCACACGCCTTCAAGCTCATTTCCTGTTAATATCGATATTGATGTGACCACTCAACagaacattaataatttttGCTCGAAACTTTCAGATAAATCTGCCcagaatattataatttctttaCTCGATAGTATTTCTTCGTTGACCAGAATTCAAAGAATTCTCGCATATGTTCTTCGCTTCACGCATAACGCTAAAAAAGAGAGTGATAAACTGTCTGGAAATCTCACACTCCTTGAGCTAAATGAATCATTGTTTCAATTAGTCAGAGTCACGCAACAACATGCCTTTTCAACCGAAGTTAAAGGGAACACTTTTCCCAAACATtggcaaaaattgaaaatttttcttgatgaACGAGGTATATTAAGAGTAGGAGGCAGGATTGATTCATCCTCGTTATCTTTCGAGTCAAAACACCCAATGCTTTTACCTAAAAAGAGTCGTTTGACAGCACTTGTCGTTGATATGtaccataaaaaatatttacatgcAGGACTTCGCACTCTTAGATTTCTGATTGCTCAAAGATTTTGGATCATCAGTGGTAGAAAGGCCATTTCTTCGGTTTTGAATAGGTGtttaaaatgtttcaaaattcgGCCCAAGCCATATCAACCCCCTATGGGTGCACTTCCAAAACCACGGATTTCTGAAGTTAAACCTTTCAGTAATTGTGGAGTAGATTTCGCAGGTCCTTACTCTATAACTATAGGTCGACATCGTGGTGTCAAAACGGTGAAGGCTTATGtatgtttatttgtttgtttcgcTACAAAGGCCCTCCATTTAGAATTGGCAACCGATTTGTCCACTGAGACATTTCTATCCGCTCTCCAAAGACTTATTGCGCGACGAGGAAGAATAAGTCATTTATATTCTGACTGTGGTACTAATTTTGTCGGTGCCAATCGAGAAATAATCAATTTGATGAAAGATTCTGCTGAAAGGGAGCACATACAGTGGCATTTCAACCCCCCTTCAGCTCCGCATATGGGTGGTTTATGGGAAGCAGGTGTCAAATCTGTGAAAACCCATTTGAGCAGAGTTATAGGAGCTCAAATTCTCACATATGAGGAGTTTTATACGGTTCTTTGTCTCATCGAGGCTATATTGAACTCTCGCCCGCTAGAAGCATTGTCTTCAGACCCAGAAGATGTGTCCGCCCTTTCACCTGGTCATTTCCTTACCCTTGAACCACTTAATGCCCTTCCTTATCCCGATATTACCCAACTTCCCTTGAACCGCCTTAGTCGTTGGCAATGTCTCCAGCGAATTCAACAAGATTTTTGGAAACGTTGGCAACGTGAATACCTGCACACTTTGCAGCAATGTTCCAAATGGTACACGCCGGACAATAATCCTCCTAAACTTGGAGATTTAGTGCTCATCAAAGATGAGAGGCTTCCTCCTTGCCAATGGGCACTTGGACGAATTTCATCTCTGTCCAATGCAATCGATGGACGTTCCCGCATCGCCACTGTTAAAACCCGATCTGGTTTCTTGAAGAGACCGGTTGTTAAGCTTTTCCCTTTGCCTGTTGAAAATTGA